One Paramisgurnus dabryanus chromosome 8, PD_genome_1.1, whole genome shotgun sequence DNA window includes the following coding sequences:
- the picalmb gene encoding phosphatidylinositol binding clathrin assembly protein b isoform X10 — protein MSGQSITDRITAAQHSVTGSAVSKTVCKATTHEIMGPKKKHLDYLIHCTNEMNVNIPQLADSLFERTTNTSWVVVFKSLITTHHLMVYGNERFIQYLASRNTLFNLSNFLDKSGLQGYDMSTFIRRYSRYLNEKAVSYRQVAFDFTKVKRGVDGVMRTMNTEKLLKTIPIIQNQMDALLDFNVNANELTNGVINAAFMLLFKDSIRLFAAYNEGIINLLEKYFDMKKVQCKEGLDIYKKFLTRMTRISEFLKVAEQVGIDRGDIPDLSQFTVCAPSSLLDALEQHLASLEGKKVKDSTAASRASTLSNAVSSLANTGMSFTKVDEREKQAALEEEQARLKALKEQRLKELSKRPSFGTTDTSPVSTTTASISTASAIDLFSTPSCSNGALKTESDLFDLQTNFHPGAQPGPSVATAWGDPFSSSEAVDDSIPNLNPFLTKLVVDGAHLPVMSSDGVSYSSRTSGHEIFGDQYNPFIDSSSSVSASNKRTVRIEHLISGYGAPQIPQSSGELRVDFESVFGTKAASSNSLDADAGILKPTVAGSSQSSNQHPEKLVSDDLDSSLANLVGNLGIGNGTTKNDIHWNQPGEKKLTGGMNWQPKNAPSTTWNPVSMPSSIMAFPATTPTGMMGYGMPPQLPSMMTQPTMMYTQPVMRPSNPFGAVSSAQPSTASSPCSQSPLRAPGQDPFAQLSLKDFL, from the exons ATGTCTGGACAGAGCATTACAGACAGGATAACAGCCGCTCAACATAGCGTTACTGGATCAGCCGTATCCAAAACAGTGTGCAAAGCCACAACGCATGAAATCATGGGACCGAAAAAGAAACATCTGGATT ATCTGATCCATTGTACCAATGAGATGAATGTGAACATTCCTCAGCTGGCAGACTCTCTGTTTGAGAGGACCACCAACACCAGCTGGGTCGTCGTCTTCAAGTCTCTCATCACCACACATCACCTCATGGTGTATGGGAATGAG CGATTTATTCAGTATTTGGCCTCCAGGAACACACTATTCAATCTAAGTAATTTCTTGGACAAAAGTGGCCTGCAAG GTTATGATATGTCCACATTCATACGGCGGTACAGTCGATACCTGAATGAAAAGGCCGTTTCATACCGACAGGTGGCATTTGACTTCACAAAAGTGAAGCGTGG TGTGGATGGAGTGATGAGAACCATGAACACAGAGAAGCTTCTTAAAACCATCCCTATTATACAGAACCAGATGGACGCGCTTCTTGATTTTAAT GTCAATGCCAATGAGCTTACCAATGGGGTTATCAATGCCGCATTCATGCTTCTCTTTAAAGACTCGATTCGACTTTTTGCTGCTTACAATGAGGGAATAATAAACTTACTAG AAAAGTATTTTGATATGAAGAAAGTTCAATGCAAAGAAGGCCTGGACATCTACAAAAAATTCCTCACCCGAATGACCCGGATTTCGGAGTTTCTCAAAGTCGCAGAG CAAGTGGGAATTGATCGTGGGGACATACCAGACTTGTCCCAG tttacagtatgt GCCCCCAGCAGTCTTTTGGACGCCCTGGAGCAACACTTGGCTTCATTAGAAGGGAAAAAGGTGAAGGACTCCACTGCCGCCAGCAG GGCGAGCACACTCTCCAATGCTGTGTCATCTCTGGCCAACACTGGCATGTCTTTCACTAAAGTCGATGAAAGAGAAAAGCAGGCTGCTTTGGAGGAGGAGCAGGCACGATTGAAGGCTTTAAAG GAACAGAGGTTGAAGGAGCTCTCCAAGCGACCTTCATTCGGTACGACTGACACTTCTCCGGTCTCCACCACAACAGCGAGCATCAGCACGGCTTCTGCCATAGACCTGTTCTCCACACCCAGCTGCTCCAATGG TGCATTGAAGACGGAGAGTGACCTCTTCGACCTGCAAACCAACTTTCATCCGGGCGCACAGCCTGGACCCTCTGTGGCCACTGCTTGGGGAG ATCCTTTCTCTTCTTCTGAAGCTGTCGATGACTCCATTCCAAACCTAAACCCTTTCCTAACCAAACTTGTCGTTGACGGTGCTCATCTACCCGTTATGTCGTCAGATGGTGTTAGTTACTCTTCTAGGACGTCAGGTCATGAGATTTTTGGTG ATCAGTACAATCCCTTTATTGATTCAAGTTCATCTGTATCAGCCAGTAACAAACGCACTGTGCGGATAGAGCACTTAATCTCAG GGTATGGAGCTCCACAGATCCCTCAGAGCTCAGGGGAGCTGCGGGTTGACTTTGAGTCTGTCTTTGGTACAAAAGCGGCTTCATCCAATAGCTTGGATGCAGATG CAGGGATTTTGAAGCCCACTGTGGCCGGTTCAAGTCAATCTTCCAATCAGCACCCAGAGAAGCTCGTGTCAGATGACCTGGATTCTTCCTTGGCCAACCTTGTTGGAA ATCTTGGAATTGGAAATGGTACCACTAAAAA tgatatcCACTGGAACCAACCAGGAGAGAAAAAATTAACAGGTGGAATGAACTGGCAACCCAAAAACGCTCCATCTACCACATGGAACCCTGTATCTATG CCATCATCTATCATGGCTTTCCCTGCTACAACACCTACTGGAATGATGGGTTATGGCATG cCTCCACAGCTGCCCTCCATGATGACCCAGCCCACCATGATGTACACACAACCGGTCATGAGGCCATCCAACCCTTTCGGAGCAGTGTCCAGTGCACAG CCCTCCACTGCCTCTAGCCCTTGCAGTCAGAGTCCTCTCAGAGCCCCAGGACAAGACCCCTTTGCACAGCTCTCTCTCAAGGATTTCTTGTAG
- the picalmb gene encoding phosphatidylinositol binding clathrin assembly protein b isoform X3, whose amino-acid sequence MSGQSITDRITAAQHSVTGSAVSKTVCKATTHEIMGPKKKHLDYLIHCTNEMNVNIPQLADSLFERTTNTSWVVVFKSLITTHHLMVYGNERFIQYLASRNTLFNLSNFLDKSGLQGYDMSTFIRRYSRYLNEKAVSYRQVAFDFTKVKRGVDGVMRTMNTEKLLKTIPIIQNQMDALLDFNVNANELTNGVINAAFMLLFKDSIRLFAAYNEGIINLLEKYFDMKKVQCKEGLDIYKKFLTRMTRISEFLKVAEQVGIDRGDIPDLSQFTVCAPSSLLDALEQHLASLEGKKVKDSTAASRASTLSNAVSSLANTGMSFTKVDEREKQAALEEEQARLKALKRLKELSKRPSFGTTDTSPVSTTTASISTASAIDLFSTPSCSNGALKTESDLFDLQTNFHPGAQPGPSVATAWGDPFSSSEAVDDSIPNLNPFLTKLVVDGAHLPVMSSDGVSYSSRTSGHEIFGDQYNPFIDSSSSVSASNKRTVRIEHLISDSFGQPSMAQHLPNPSPFLSEPSNVAGLFRGYGAPQIPQSSGELRVDFESVFGTKAASSNSLDADAGILKPTVAGSSQSSNQHPEKLVSDDLDSSLANLVGNLGIGNGTTKNDIHWNQPGEKKLTGGMNWQPKNAPSTTWNPVSMPSSIMAFPATTPTGMMGYGMPPQLPSMMTQPTMMYTQPVMRPSNPFGAVSSAQPSTASSPCSQSPLRAPGQDPFAQLSLKDFL is encoded by the exons ATGTCTGGACAGAGCATTACAGACAGGATAACAGCCGCTCAACATAGCGTTACTGGATCAGCCGTATCCAAAACAGTGTGCAAAGCCACAACGCATGAAATCATGGGACCGAAAAAGAAACATCTGGATT ATCTGATCCATTGTACCAATGAGATGAATGTGAACATTCCTCAGCTGGCAGACTCTCTGTTTGAGAGGACCACCAACACCAGCTGGGTCGTCGTCTTCAAGTCTCTCATCACCACACATCACCTCATGGTGTATGGGAATGAG CGATTTATTCAGTATTTGGCCTCCAGGAACACACTATTCAATCTAAGTAATTTCTTGGACAAAAGTGGCCTGCAAG GTTATGATATGTCCACATTCATACGGCGGTACAGTCGATACCTGAATGAAAAGGCCGTTTCATACCGACAGGTGGCATTTGACTTCACAAAAGTGAAGCGTGG TGTGGATGGAGTGATGAGAACCATGAACACAGAGAAGCTTCTTAAAACCATCCCTATTATACAGAACCAGATGGACGCGCTTCTTGATTTTAAT GTCAATGCCAATGAGCTTACCAATGGGGTTATCAATGCCGCATTCATGCTTCTCTTTAAAGACTCGATTCGACTTTTTGCTGCTTACAATGAGGGAATAATAAACTTACTAG AAAAGTATTTTGATATGAAGAAAGTTCAATGCAAAGAAGGCCTGGACATCTACAAAAAATTCCTCACCCGAATGACCCGGATTTCGGAGTTTCTCAAAGTCGCAGAG CAAGTGGGAATTGATCGTGGGGACATACCAGACTTGTCCCAG tttacagtatgt GCCCCCAGCAGTCTTTTGGACGCCCTGGAGCAACACTTGGCTTCATTAGAAGGGAAAAAGGTGAAGGACTCCACTGCCGCCAGCAG GGCGAGCACACTCTCCAATGCTGTGTCATCTCTGGCCAACACTGGCATGTCTTTCACTAAAGTCGATGAAAGAGAAAAGCAGGCTGCTTTGGAGGAGGAGCAGGCACGATTGAAGGCTTTAAAG AGGTTGAAGGAGCTCTCCAAGCGACCTTCATTCGGTACGACTGACACTTCTCCGGTCTCCACCACAACAGCGAGCATCAGCACGGCTTCTGCCATAGACCTGTTCTCCACACCCAGCTGCTCCAATGG TGCATTGAAGACGGAGAGTGACCTCTTCGACCTGCAAACCAACTTTCATCCGGGCGCACAGCCTGGACCCTCTGTGGCCACTGCTTGGGGAG ATCCTTTCTCTTCTTCTGAAGCTGTCGATGACTCCATTCCAAACCTAAACCCTTTCCTAACCAAACTTGTCGTTGACGGTGCTCATCTACCCGTTATGTCGTCAGATGGTGTTAGTTACTCTTCTAGGACGTCAGGTCATGAGATTTTTGGTG ATCAGTACAATCCCTTTATTGATTCAAGTTCATCTGTATCAGCCAGTAACAAACGCACTGTGCGGATAGAGCACTTAATCTCAG ACTCGTTCGGTCAGCCGTCTATGGCCCAGCATCTCCCAAACCCCTCTCCCTTCTTGTCTGAGCCCTCCAATGTAGCAGGCCTATTCAGAG GGTATGGAGCTCCACAGATCCCTCAGAGCTCAGGGGAGCTGCGGGTTGACTTTGAGTCTGTCTTTGGTACAAAAGCGGCTTCATCCAATAGCTTGGATGCAGATG CAGGGATTTTGAAGCCCACTGTGGCCGGTTCAAGTCAATCTTCCAATCAGCACCCAGAGAAGCTCGTGTCAGATGACCTGGATTCTTCCTTGGCCAACCTTGTTGGAA ATCTTGGAATTGGAAATGGTACCACTAAAAA tgatatcCACTGGAACCAACCAGGAGAGAAAAAATTAACAGGTGGAATGAACTGGCAACCCAAAAACGCTCCATCTACCACATGGAACCCTGTATCTATG CCATCATCTATCATGGCTTTCCCTGCTACAACACCTACTGGAATGATGGGTTATGGCATG cCTCCACAGCTGCCCTCCATGATGACCCAGCCCACCATGATGTACACACAACCGGTCATGAGGCCATCCAACCCTTTCGGAGCAGTGTCCAGTGCACAG CCCTCCACTGCCTCTAGCCCTTGCAGTCAGAGTCCTCTCAGAGCCCCAGGACAAGACCCCTTTGCACAGCTCTCTCTCAAGGATTTCTTGTAG
- the picalmb gene encoding phosphatidylinositol binding clathrin assembly protein b isoform X12: MSGQSITDRITAAQHSVTGSAVSKTVCKATTHEIMGPKKKHLDYLIHCTNEMNVNIPQLADSLFERTTNTSWVVVFKSLITTHHLMVYGNERFIQYLASRNTLFNLSNFLDKSGLQGYDMSTFIRRYSRYLNEKAVSYRQVAFDFTKVKRGVDGVMRTMNTEKLLKTIPIIQNQMDALLDFNVNANELTNGVINAAFMLLFKDSIRLFAAYNEGIINLLEKYFDMKKVQCKEGLDIYKKFLTRMTRISEFLKVAEQVGIDRGDIPDLSQFTVCAPSSLLDALEQHLASLEGKKVKDSTAASRASTLSNAVSSLANTGMSFTKVDEREKQAALEEEQARLKALKEQRLKELSKRPSFGTTDTSPVSTTTASISTASAIDLFSTPSCSNGALKTESDLFDLQTNFHPGAQPGPSVATAWGDQYNPFIDSSSSVSASNKRTVRIEHLISDSFGQPSMAQHLPNPSPFLSEPSNVAGLFRGYGAPQIPQSSGELRVDFESVFGTKAASSNSLDADAGILKPTVAGSSQSSNQHPEKLVSDDLDSSLANLVGNLGIGNGTTKNDIHWNQPGEKKLTGGMNWQPKNAPSTTWNPVSMPSSIMAFPATTPTGMMGYGMPPQLPSMMTQPTMMYTQPVMRPSNPFGAVSSAQPSTASSPCSQSPLRAPGQDPFAQLSLKDFL, translated from the exons ATGTCTGGACAGAGCATTACAGACAGGATAACAGCCGCTCAACATAGCGTTACTGGATCAGCCGTATCCAAAACAGTGTGCAAAGCCACAACGCATGAAATCATGGGACCGAAAAAGAAACATCTGGATT ATCTGATCCATTGTACCAATGAGATGAATGTGAACATTCCTCAGCTGGCAGACTCTCTGTTTGAGAGGACCACCAACACCAGCTGGGTCGTCGTCTTCAAGTCTCTCATCACCACACATCACCTCATGGTGTATGGGAATGAG CGATTTATTCAGTATTTGGCCTCCAGGAACACACTATTCAATCTAAGTAATTTCTTGGACAAAAGTGGCCTGCAAG GTTATGATATGTCCACATTCATACGGCGGTACAGTCGATACCTGAATGAAAAGGCCGTTTCATACCGACAGGTGGCATTTGACTTCACAAAAGTGAAGCGTGG TGTGGATGGAGTGATGAGAACCATGAACACAGAGAAGCTTCTTAAAACCATCCCTATTATACAGAACCAGATGGACGCGCTTCTTGATTTTAAT GTCAATGCCAATGAGCTTACCAATGGGGTTATCAATGCCGCATTCATGCTTCTCTTTAAAGACTCGATTCGACTTTTTGCTGCTTACAATGAGGGAATAATAAACTTACTAG AAAAGTATTTTGATATGAAGAAAGTTCAATGCAAAGAAGGCCTGGACATCTACAAAAAATTCCTCACCCGAATGACCCGGATTTCGGAGTTTCTCAAAGTCGCAGAG CAAGTGGGAATTGATCGTGGGGACATACCAGACTTGTCCCAG tttacagtatgt GCCCCCAGCAGTCTTTTGGACGCCCTGGAGCAACACTTGGCTTCATTAGAAGGGAAAAAGGTGAAGGACTCCACTGCCGCCAGCAG GGCGAGCACACTCTCCAATGCTGTGTCATCTCTGGCCAACACTGGCATGTCTTTCACTAAAGTCGATGAAAGAGAAAAGCAGGCTGCTTTGGAGGAGGAGCAGGCACGATTGAAGGCTTTAAAG GAACAGAGGTTGAAGGAGCTCTCCAAGCGACCTTCATTCGGTACGACTGACACTTCTCCGGTCTCCACCACAACAGCGAGCATCAGCACGGCTTCTGCCATAGACCTGTTCTCCACACCCAGCTGCTCCAATGG TGCATTGAAGACGGAGAGTGACCTCTTCGACCTGCAAACCAACTTTCATCCGGGCGCACAGCCTGGACCCTCTGTGGCCACTGCTTGGGGAG ATCAGTACAATCCCTTTATTGATTCAAGTTCATCTGTATCAGCCAGTAACAAACGCACTGTGCGGATAGAGCACTTAATCTCAG ACTCGTTCGGTCAGCCGTCTATGGCCCAGCATCTCCCAAACCCCTCTCCCTTCTTGTCTGAGCCCTCCAATGTAGCAGGCCTATTCAGAG GGTATGGAGCTCCACAGATCCCTCAGAGCTCAGGGGAGCTGCGGGTTGACTTTGAGTCTGTCTTTGGTACAAAAGCGGCTTCATCCAATAGCTTGGATGCAGATG CAGGGATTTTGAAGCCCACTGTGGCCGGTTCAAGTCAATCTTCCAATCAGCACCCAGAGAAGCTCGTGTCAGATGACCTGGATTCTTCCTTGGCCAACCTTGTTGGAA ATCTTGGAATTGGAAATGGTACCACTAAAAA tgatatcCACTGGAACCAACCAGGAGAGAAAAAATTAACAGGTGGAATGAACTGGCAACCCAAAAACGCTCCATCTACCACATGGAACCCTGTATCTATG CCATCATCTATCATGGCTTTCCCTGCTACAACACCTACTGGAATGATGGGTTATGGCATG cCTCCACAGCTGCCCTCCATGATGACCCAGCCCACCATGATGTACACACAACCGGTCATGAGGCCATCCAACCCTTTCGGAGCAGTGTCCAGTGCACAG CCCTCCACTGCCTCTAGCCCTTGCAGTCAGAGTCCTCTCAGAGCCCCAGGACAAGACCCCTTTGCACAGCTCTCTCTCAAGGATTTCTTGTAG
- the picalmb gene encoding phosphatidylinositol binding clathrin assembly protein b isoform X6 — protein sequence MSGQSITDRITAAQHSVTGSAVSKTVCKATTHEIMGPKKKHLDYLIHCTNEMNVNIPQLADSLFERTTNTSWVVVFKSLITTHHLMVYGNERFIQYLASRNTLFNLSNFLDKSGLQGYDMSTFIRRYSRYLNEKAVSYRQVAFDFTKVKRGVDGVMRTMNTEKLLKTIPIIQNQMDALLDFNVNANELTNGVINAAFMLLFKDSIRLFAAYNEGIINLLEKYFDMKKVQCKEGLDIYKKFLTRMTRISEFLKVAEQVGIDRGDIPDLSQFTVCAPSSLLDALEQHLASLEGKKVKDSTAASRASTLSNAVSSLANTGMSFTKVDEREKQAALEEEQARLKALKEQRLKELSKRPSFGTTDTSPVSTTTASISTASAIDLFSTPSCSNGALKTESDLFDLQTNFHPGAQPGPSVATAWGDPFSSSEAVDDSIPNLNPFLTKLVVDGAHLPVMSSDGVSYSSRTSDQYNPFIDSSSSVSASNKRTVRIEHLISDSFGQPSMAQHLPNPSPFLSEPSNVAGLFRGYGAPQIPQSSGELRVDFESVFGTKAASSNSLDADAGILKPTVAGSSQSSNQHPEKLVSDDLDSSLANLVGNLGIGNGTTKNDIHWNQPGEKKLTGGMNWQPKNAPSTTWNPVSMPSSIMAFPATTPTGMMGYGMPPQLPSMMTQPTMMYTQPVMRPSNPFGAVSSAQPSTASSPCSQSPLRAPGQDPFAQLSLKDFL from the exons ATGTCTGGACAGAGCATTACAGACAGGATAACAGCCGCTCAACATAGCGTTACTGGATCAGCCGTATCCAAAACAGTGTGCAAAGCCACAACGCATGAAATCATGGGACCGAAAAAGAAACATCTGGATT ATCTGATCCATTGTACCAATGAGATGAATGTGAACATTCCTCAGCTGGCAGACTCTCTGTTTGAGAGGACCACCAACACCAGCTGGGTCGTCGTCTTCAAGTCTCTCATCACCACACATCACCTCATGGTGTATGGGAATGAG CGATTTATTCAGTATTTGGCCTCCAGGAACACACTATTCAATCTAAGTAATTTCTTGGACAAAAGTGGCCTGCAAG GTTATGATATGTCCACATTCATACGGCGGTACAGTCGATACCTGAATGAAAAGGCCGTTTCATACCGACAGGTGGCATTTGACTTCACAAAAGTGAAGCGTGG TGTGGATGGAGTGATGAGAACCATGAACACAGAGAAGCTTCTTAAAACCATCCCTATTATACAGAACCAGATGGACGCGCTTCTTGATTTTAAT GTCAATGCCAATGAGCTTACCAATGGGGTTATCAATGCCGCATTCATGCTTCTCTTTAAAGACTCGATTCGACTTTTTGCTGCTTACAATGAGGGAATAATAAACTTACTAG AAAAGTATTTTGATATGAAGAAAGTTCAATGCAAAGAAGGCCTGGACATCTACAAAAAATTCCTCACCCGAATGACCCGGATTTCGGAGTTTCTCAAAGTCGCAGAG CAAGTGGGAATTGATCGTGGGGACATACCAGACTTGTCCCAG tttacagtatgt GCCCCCAGCAGTCTTTTGGACGCCCTGGAGCAACACTTGGCTTCATTAGAAGGGAAAAAGGTGAAGGACTCCACTGCCGCCAGCAG GGCGAGCACACTCTCCAATGCTGTGTCATCTCTGGCCAACACTGGCATGTCTTTCACTAAAGTCGATGAAAGAGAAAAGCAGGCTGCTTTGGAGGAGGAGCAGGCACGATTGAAGGCTTTAAAG GAACAGAGGTTGAAGGAGCTCTCCAAGCGACCTTCATTCGGTACGACTGACACTTCTCCGGTCTCCACCACAACAGCGAGCATCAGCACGGCTTCTGCCATAGACCTGTTCTCCACACCCAGCTGCTCCAATGG TGCATTGAAGACGGAGAGTGACCTCTTCGACCTGCAAACCAACTTTCATCCGGGCGCACAGCCTGGACCCTCTGTGGCCACTGCTTGGGGAG ATCCTTTCTCTTCTTCTGAAGCTGTCGATGACTCCATTCCAAACCTAAACCCTTTCCTAACCAAACTTGTCGTTGACGGTGCTCATCTACCCGTTATGTCGTCAGATGGTGTTAGTTACTCTTCTAGGACGTCAG ATCAGTACAATCCCTTTATTGATTCAAGTTCATCTGTATCAGCCAGTAACAAACGCACTGTGCGGATAGAGCACTTAATCTCAG ACTCGTTCGGTCAGCCGTCTATGGCCCAGCATCTCCCAAACCCCTCTCCCTTCTTGTCTGAGCCCTCCAATGTAGCAGGCCTATTCAGAG GGTATGGAGCTCCACAGATCCCTCAGAGCTCAGGGGAGCTGCGGGTTGACTTTGAGTCTGTCTTTGGTACAAAAGCGGCTTCATCCAATAGCTTGGATGCAGATG CAGGGATTTTGAAGCCCACTGTGGCCGGTTCAAGTCAATCTTCCAATCAGCACCCAGAGAAGCTCGTGTCAGATGACCTGGATTCTTCCTTGGCCAACCTTGTTGGAA ATCTTGGAATTGGAAATGGTACCACTAAAAA tgatatcCACTGGAACCAACCAGGAGAGAAAAAATTAACAGGTGGAATGAACTGGCAACCCAAAAACGCTCCATCTACCACATGGAACCCTGTATCTATG CCATCATCTATCATGGCTTTCCCTGCTACAACACCTACTGGAATGATGGGTTATGGCATG cCTCCACAGCTGCCCTCCATGATGACCCAGCCCACCATGATGTACACACAACCGGTCATGAGGCCATCCAACCCTTTCGGAGCAGTGTCCAGTGCACAG CCCTCCACTGCCTCTAGCCCTTGCAGTCAGAGTCCTCTCAGAGCCCCAGGACAAGACCCCTTTGCACAGCTCTCTCTCAAGGATTTCTTGTAG
- the picalmb gene encoding phosphatidylinositol binding clathrin assembly protein b isoform X11 — MSGQSITDRITAAQHSVTGSAVSKTVCKATTHEIMGPKKKHLDYLIHCTNEMNVNIPQLADSLFERTTNTSWVVVFKSLITTHHLMVYGNERFIQYLASRNTLFNLSNFLDKSGLQGYDMSTFIRRYSRYLNEKAVSYRQVAFDFTKVKRGVDGVMRTMNTEKLLKTIPIIQNQMDALLDFNVNANELTNGVINAAFMLLFKDSIRLFAAYNEGIINLLEKYFDMKKVQCKEGLDIYKKFLTRMTRISEFLKVAEQVGIDRGDIPDLSQFTVCAPSSLLDALEQHLASLEGKKVKDSTAASRASTLSNAVSSLANTGMSFTKVDEREKQAALEEEQARLKALKEQRLKELSKRPSFGTTDTSPVSTTTASISTASAIDLFSTPSCSNGALKTESDLFDLQTNFHPGAQPGPSVATAWGDPFSSSEAVDDSIPNLNPFLTKLVVDGAHLPVMSSDGVSYSSRTSDQYNPFIDSSSSVSASNKRTVRIEHLISGYGAPQIPQSSGELRVDFESVFGTKAASSNSLDADAGILKPTVAGSSQSSNQHPEKLVSDDLDSSLANLVGNLGIGNGTTKNDIHWNQPGEKKLTGGMNWQPKNAPSTTWNPVSMPSSIMAFPATTPTGMMGYGMPPQLPSMMTQPTMMYTQPVMRPSNPFGAVSSAQPSTASSPCSQSPLRAPGQDPFAQLSLKDFL, encoded by the exons ATGTCTGGACAGAGCATTACAGACAGGATAACAGCCGCTCAACATAGCGTTACTGGATCAGCCGTATCCAAAACAGTGTGCAAAGCCACAACGCATGAAATCATGGGACCGAAAAAGAAACATCTGGATT ATCTGATCCATTGTACCAATGAGATGAATGTGAACATTCCTCAGCTGGCAGACTCTCTGTTTGAGAGGACCACCAACACCAGCTGGGTCGTCGTCTTCAAGTCTCTCATCACCACACATCACCTCATGGTGTATGGGAATGAG CGATTTATTCAGTATTTGGCCTCCAGGAACACACTATTCAATCTAAGTAATTTCTTGGACAAAAGTGGCCTGCAAG GTTATGATATGTCCACATTCATACGGCGGTACAGTCGATACCTGAATGAAAAGGCCGTTTCATACCGACAGGTGGCATTTGACTTCACAAAAGTGAAGCGTGG TGTGGATGGAGTGATGAGAACCATGAACACAGAGAAGCTTCTTAAAACCATCCCTATTATACAGAACCAGATGGACGCGCTTCTTGATTTTAAT GTCAATGCCAATGAGCTTACCAATGGGGTTATCAATGCCGCATTCATGCTTCTCTTTAAAGACTCGATTCGACTTTTTGCTGCTTACAATGAGGGAATAATAAACTTACTAG AAAAGTATTTTGATATGAAGAAAGTTCAATGCAAAGAAGGCCTGGACATCTACAAAAAATTCCTCACCCGAATGACCCGGATTTCGGAGTTTCTCAAAGTCGCAGAG CAAGTGGGAATTGATCGTGGGGACATACCAGACTTGTCCCAG tttacagtatgt GCCCCCAGCAGTCTTTTGGACGCCCTGGAGCAACACTTGGCTTCATTAGAAGGGAAAAAGGTGAAGGACTCCACTGCCGCCAGCAG GGCGAGCACACTCTCCAATGCTGTGTCATCTCTGGCCAACACTGGCATGTCTTTCACTAAAGTCGATGAAAGAGAAAAGCAGGCTGCTTTGGAGGAGGAGCAGGCACGATTGAAGGCTTTAAAG GAACAGAGGTTGAAGGAGCTCTCCAAGCGACCTTCATTCGGTACGACTGACACTTCTCCGGTCTCCACCACAACAGCGAGCATCAGCACGGCTTCTGCCATAGACCTGTTCTCCACACCCAGCTGCTCCAATGG TGCATTGAAGACGGAGAGTGACCTCTTCGACCTGCAAACCAACTTTCATCCGGGCGCACAGCCTGGACCCTCTGTGGCCACTGCTTGGGGAG ATCCTTTCTCTTCTTCTGAAGCTGTCGATGACTCCATTCCAAACCTAAACCCTTTCCTAACCAAACTTGTCGTTGACGGTGCTCATCTACCCGTTATGTCGTCAGATGGTGTTAGTTACTCTTCTAGGACGTCAG ATCAGTACAATCCCTTTATTGATTCAAGTTCATCTGTATCAGCCAGTAACAAACGCACTGTGCGGATAGAGCACTTAATCTCAG GGTATGGAGCTCCACAGATCCCTCAGAGCTCAGGGGAGCTGCGGGTTGACTTTGAGTCTGTCTTTGGTACAAAAGCGGCTTCATCCAATAGCTTGGATGCAGATG CAGGGATTTTGAAGCCCACTGTGGCCGGTTCAAGTCAATCTTCCAATCAGCACCCAGAGAAGCTCGTGTCAGATGACCTGGATTCTTCCTTGGCCAACCTTGTTGGAA ATCTTGGAATTGGAAATGGTACCACTAAAAA tgatatcCACTGGAACCAACCAGGAGAGAAAAAATTAACAGGTGGAATGAACTGGCAACCCAAAAACGCTCCATCTACCACATGGAACCCTGTATCTATG CCATCATCTATCATGGCTTTCCCTGCTACAACACCTACTGGAATGATGGGTTATGGCATG cCTCCACAGCTGCCCTCCATGATGACCCAGCCCACCATGATGTACACACAACCGGTCATGAGGCCATCCAACCCTTTCGGAGCAGTGTCCAGTGCACAG CCCTCCACTGCCTCTAGCCCTTGCAGTCAGAGTCCTCTCAGAGCCCCAGGACAAGACCCCTTTGCACAGCTCTCTCTCAAGGATTTCTTGTAG